One window of the Podospora pseudopauciseta strain CBS 411.78 chromosome 4, whole genome shotgun sequence genome contains the following:
- a CDS encoding hypothetical protein (COG:C; EggNog:ENOG503NVC5): MSSNTAAWLPSKNSSPLDIKPAPSPPSPPPANFLVIKSQAVAINPVDWFIQSPGNPLFSYLRYPVILGSDVAGTVVRSSSHLFVPGDRVVAHAFGTDRRSNSSAEGAFQEYVLVREHLVARIPDHVRFEQAAVLPLGFSTAATALFLGRDQGGLGLALPTSPRGDDKNQVVIVWAGATSVGSNAIQLARAGGYEVYTTASAGNWEHVRRLGAAEVWDYKSESVVGDMIGKLKSENKVCAGAVAIGAGALPRCIDILGGSRTVEGQPKFVSQVSGSKDPGEFLGLGAFGMVKLVVDMVWAGITTVAKAKIKGVGYKFIWGSDIGDDKNKDVAKAIWNVYLAQALGKGEFVPSPEPQVVEGKGLEKIQEGFDTCKKGVSAAKVVVLV, from the coding sequence ATGtcctccaacaccgccgcctgGCTTCCCTCCAaaaactcctcccccttggACATCAAACCcgccccatcacccccctccccgcccccagccaacttcctcgtcatcaaaTCCCAAGCCGTGGCCATAAACCCAGTAGACTGGTTCATCCAATCCCCCGgcaaccccctcttctcctacCTCCGGTACCCCGTCATCCTCGGTTCCGACGTCGCCGGCACGGTAgtccgctcctcctcccatctgTTCGTCCCCGGCGACAGGGTCGTCGCTCACGCCTTCGGGACAGACCGCCGGTCTAACTCTTCGGCCGAGGGCGCGTTTCAGGAGTACGTCCTTGTTCGTGAGCACCTCGTTGCCAGGATACCCGATCATGTCCGTTTCGAGCAGGCGGCTGTTTTACCTTTGGGGTTTTCGACTGCCGCCACGGCGCTGTTTCTGGGGCGGGATCAgggcgggttggggttggcgttgCCGACTTCGCCGAGGGGAGATGACAAGAATCAGGTGGTTATTGTGTGGGCTGGGGCGACGAGCGTGGGGAGTAACGCGATCCAGCTTGCCAGAGCGGGGGGGTATGAGGTTTACACTACTGCTTCGGCGGGTAATTGGGAGCATGTCCGGCGATTgggggcggcggaggtgtGGGATTACAAGAGTGAGAGTGTGGTGGGGGACATGATTGGCAAGCTAAAGAGTGAGAACAAGGTGTGTGCTGGGGCTGTGGCGATTGGGGCAGGGGCATTGCCAAGATGTATCGACATCTTGGGTGGCTCCAGGACTGTGGAGGGTCAGCCAAAGTTTGTTTCGCAGGTAAGCGGGTCCAAGGATCCCGGCGAGTTCCTTGGGTTGGGGGCGTTTGGGATGGTGAAGCTTGTGGTTGATATGGTGTGGGCTGGTATCACGACAgtggccaaggccaagatcaagggcGTGGGGTACAAGTTCATCTGGGGAAGTGATATTGGTGATGACAAGAACAAAGACGTGGCTAAAGCGATATGGAATGTGTACTTGGCGCAGGCATTGGGGAAGGGTGAGTTTGTGCCGTCGCCTGAGCCACAAGTTGTCGAAGGGAAAGGGTTAGAGAAGATCCAAGAGGGTTTCGACACCTGTAAGAAGGGTGTGTCGGCGGCCAAAGTGGTCGTTCTCGTGTAG